The nucleotide sequence TTTTCTCCATGCAGACCTTTGTGGTGAAACTGGCTTCCGGTGTGGCGGCTCTGATAGCATCAGTCTGCCTGTCAGTCTGCAATCTGAGTAATGATACTTCGCTGGAAACGGAAACGGCCGCGGCTTCTTCCGTGGCGGGGCTGCGCATGACCATGACAGTAGTTCCCATTGCAGGGCTTTTACTTGCATTGCTGCTGTTTCGGAAAAAGTATATCCTTACGGATGAAAAGATGGAAGAGATATCCGGGAGGAGCTTATCATGATACAGAATCTGCATCCGTTTTTTATACTTCATACCCGCCGGACTACTTATTGTTTCCGTGTACTGGAAACAGGACATCTGGAACATCTTTATTATGGCAGAAAAATCACCCTGCCCAAAGGGGAATCAGCGGCTGCCCTGACTGAAAAACATGTATTTGCGCCGGGCAATACCAATATATACGACAGGGAACACGGAGAGTTTTCTCTGGAGGATATATGTCTGGAAATGTCTTCATATGGAAAAGGAGATATTCGGGAACCTTTTCTGGAAGTGGTGCATGAGGACGGCAGCAGCACGTCGGATTTTCTTTTTGAAAAAGGGGAGATTACCAGGGGAAAAGAAGAATTCTGTACATTGCCCGGTTCCTGCGGCAGGCCGGAGCAGGTGGAACATCTGTGCCTGACGTTAAAAGACAGGCAGTATGATGTAAGGCTGGAACTGCATTATTATGTATTTCCGGACTGTGATGTGATTACCCGCAGCGCCCGGCTGATTAATGACAGTAAAGCCAGGATAAAGCTGAAGCGCCTTTTGAGCGTCCAGGTTGATTTTGACGGCGCAGACTATGTTATTACCGGATTTCATGGGGCCTGGGCCAGAGAAATGAAGCGGACGGATACCAGAGTGACAGCAGGAAAGTATGTAAATGATTCCTGTACCGGAACTTCTTCCAGCCGGGCCAATCCTTTTGTCATGATAAGCCGGGAAGAAACAGGTGAGGACTTCGGAGACTGCTATGGATTTAATCTGATTTACAGCGGGAATCACTATGAGGCAGTGGAAGTAAGCGGATATGGGAAAACAAGGTTTGTGGCAGGTATCAATCCACGGTTCTTTTGTTATGTGCTGGAACCGGGACAGGAATTTGAAGCGCCGGAGGCAGTGATGACTTATTCCCACGAAGGATATAACGGAATGAGCCGGAATATGCATCAGTTTGTGCGGGAACATATCGTACGGGGCGAGTGGAAGCACAAAATCCGCCCGGTGCTGCTGAACAGCTGGGAAGCCGCTTATTTCGACATTAACGAGAGAAAACTGCTGCGGCTGGCAAAAGCCGGAAAAGAGGCGGGCATTGAGCTGTTTGTCATGGATGACGGATGGTTTGGAAACCGGAATGACGATACCAGTTCTCTGGGAGACTGGCAGGTCAATAAGAAAAAGCTGCCCGGCGGACTGGAAGGTATCAGCAGGAAGATAAGGGCTATGGGGCTTGGATTCGGTATCTGGGCAGAGCCGGAAATGGTCAGTGTGGACAGCAATCTGTACAGGGCACATCCGGAATGGGTGCTGCAGATTCCGGGAAAACCCCATGCGGAAGGCCGGAATCAGAGGATTCTGGATTTGACCCGGAGGGAGGTACAGGATTATATCATAGAGGAGATGAGCAGGACATTTTCTTCCGGAGAGATTTCCTATGTGAAATGGGATATGAACCGGACGTTTACAGATTACTTTTCCGGCAGTCTGGAGGCAGAACGACAGGGAGAAGTGGCTCACCGTTATGTACTGGGGCTGTATCGCTGTATGAAAATTCTCACAGAACGGTTTCCCCATATTCTGTTTGAAGGCTGCAGCGCCGGAGGAAATCGGTTTGATTTGGGAATCCTGTGTTATTTTCCCCAGATTTGGGCCAGTGACGACACAGACGCTCTCTGCCGGGCGGAAATTCAGACCGGGTACAGTTATGGTTATCCAATGTCTGTAATCAGCGCTCATGTTTCTGCCTGTCCCAATCATCAGACATTGCGCAGCACGCCTCTGGAGACACGGTTTCATGTGGCCTGTTTTGGGCTCTGCGGCTATGAATGTAATTTCTGCGATATGAAAAAGGAAGAACTGGACGCGGTGAAAGCACAGATTGCACTGTATAAAGAGTGGCGGGAGGTACTTCAAACAGGTAATTTCTACCGGGGAAGGACTTTTACAGGCAAATCGTCAACCGGAAGCTGTCTGAGCCAGGACACCGGAAATATCATGGAATGGACCTGCGTGTCTCAGGATCAGACGAAAGCGGTGGGATTTCTCATGCAGAAACTGGCGTTTCCCAATACTCAGTCTGCGTATTATCGGGCCAGCGGGCTGGCGCCGGAACTGCGCTATCACTTCTATAACCGAAAACTGAAATATGACATCAGAGAGTTTGGAGATCTGGTTAATACGGTTGCGCCTCTGCACATCCGCCAGGATTCTATGCTGCACAGTCTGGCAGCAAAATTCGTCCGTCTGGAGGGAGAAACAGAAGACTGTAATGCATATGGAGATACACTGATGTACAGCGGCGTAAAGCTGAAACAGGGCTTCAGCGGCAACGGGTATAACGAAGAAGTACGCCACTTCCCGGATTTTGCTTCCCGCATTTACTTTATGGAAAGTTTCTGACTGCAGATTTCGGAATATACTGCCGGAAATTTCGGAATATACTGCCGGAAATTTCGGATAACACTTCCGTAAATACGGAAATTATGGGATTGGGATTAATATTTTCAGAGTAAACCGGCCGTTTTCGTATCTGGTAATCAGCTCTCCTCCGTATTTTTCCGTTGCTTTCTGCATATTGGAGATGCCGAAACCATGGAGAAATCTGTCCTGTTTCGCAGTGGAGGCCGCTCTGTCTTTCTTTATACAACTGTTTTCCAGCAGGACGAAAAAGAAATTCTGTACCCGTCCTGCTTTCATCAGAATGGCTCCCTGCCCTTTAGGGAGCTTTTCGCTTGCCTCAATGGCGTTGTCCAGGCTGTTGCCGAAAATCGTGCTGATATCCAGCGGCTCTATAAAGTCCATACCGTTCAAATCGGCGGCAACGGAGAATTCCAGATGCTTTTCTCTGGCAAGCCGGGATTTTTCCTTCAGGATAATATCTAAAATTTCATTGCCCGTATGGACATAGTCTTCATATAGTTCCAGTTCCCGCTGTAATTTTTCCACCATTTGCGAAGTATTCGCCGGCGGGTCAGACCGTTCCAGTACCAGCAGATGATTTTTCATATCGTGGCAGATGGACTGCACCCGTTCTTCGTCATCCAGCCGCTCCCGGTAGTATGCCTGTTTCATCTCCAGTTCCTGTGCATGGTAAGCGGTTCGGACAGAAGTACAGATATAAGAACTCAGGTACAGACAGCCAAAACCGGAAAATATGGACGCCCCGCAGATTGGGTAAACAATCAGCGGATTTTCCGGCATAAAATAGATAATGATAAAGATTGCAATAAAGGGAGCCAGCATCAGGACGTCAACCATAAGCCACATATTTACGGTCAGGTCAGAAGTAATCTGCTGCAGATATTTTTTCAGAATCTGCCACGCGAAAAGCCAGAATAAAAGCCTGAGCAGCAGAGACAACGTATAAAAGGCTGTGCTGAGACAAAACAGCTCCCTGGTCCATCCCGATGATTCCGGAGAAGCTCCGGTTACCAGGAAAAAACATCTGCTCCCAATATCATGCATAAGATAATTTACTGCAATCAGGGAGGGATAAAAGACCAGCACGGAAGTTATTTTCTTTGTCCGGTGTCCCTGATGAAAAATAGAAATATATACAATCATTCCCAGTAAGGTTCCCAGAAGATTGGGAAGATCGTTGGAATAAATTACCATGGTGGCCAGTATGCTGCATACAAAAAACGCGGCCAGGCGCAGGGGAAAACGTCTGCGCAGCGGCAAAAATGCGTGAATCATCCGGAAAAATACGAATACATAGCCCCATTCCAGGAAAAAAGAACAGATTTCCAAACATCGAATCATAACAACTCTCCTCCGGCAGTATGAAAAGTCAGCAATGATGCGTAGCTCGCGGAGAGGAAATTTATTGCCAGGCAATCCGCTCGCGCGCGGAGAATGCGCAGTGCGCATTCTTTTTTATTATATAAAAATATTTACCGGAAATCAAGATTCCCTGTTATCCCTGCAGCAGGCCGATGCCCGGCTGTAGGAAAAAACAGAAAGGAAGCAGAAGGTCAGAGGCCGGAAACATCCGGTCAGATTCTGATAATAATTAATCAGAACGGGGCATTCCCGGTACCGGAAAATGGTTTCAAGCTGTGTGCCCATGGTTTCCCATAAGGTTCCCCAGCCTTCCAGATCTGACCATGCACCGGGCAGCAGCCATCGGGGAAAATCCGCCGCTTCGGCAAACAACTCCATTTTTATAAATCCCAGGAACAACAGCAGGCAGATTCCATAAAGCCATGGGCTTTGAACAGAGGGAGGGGACTTTTTGAATTTTGCAAAAAAGAACAGCATTATACCGGTAAAAAACAGAAACGATATGATATAAACCATCCATTTCAGCAGGTTTATATCAACTGTTTCATTATAGTACGGAACAGGAAATTCTGTTTCGTGAGACGCCGGGACTTTTCGGCTGCCGGATGT is from Lachnospiraceae bacterium JLR.KK002 and encodes:
- a CDS encoding alpha-galactosidase, with translation MIQNLHPFFILHTRRTTYCFRVLETGHLEHLYYGRKITLPKGESAAALTEKHVFAPGNTNIYDREHGEFSLEDICLEMSSYGKGDIREPFLEVVHEDGSSTSDFLFEKGEITRGKEEFCTLPGSCGRPEQVEHLCLTLKDRQYDVRLELHYYVFPDCDVITRSARLINDSKARIKLKRLLSVQVDFDGADYVITGFHGAWAREMKRTDTRVTAGKYVNDSCTGTSSSRANPFVMISREETGEDFGDCYGFNLIYSGNHYEAVEVSGYGKTRFVAGINPRFFCYVLEPGQEFEAPEAVMTYSHEGYNGMSRNMHQFVREHIVRGEWKHKIRPVLLNSWEAAYFDINERKLLRLAKAGKEAGIELFVMDDGWFGNRNDDTSSLGDWQVNKKKLPGGLEGISRKIRAMGLGFGIWAEPEMVSVDSNLYRAHPEWVLQIPGKPHAEGRNQRILDLTRREVQDYIIEEMSRTFSSGEISYVKWDMNRTFTDYFSGSLEAERQGEVAHRYVLGLYRCMKILTERFPHILFEGCSAGGNRFDLGILCYFPQIWASDDTDALCRAEIQTGYSYGYPMSVISAHVSACPNHQTLRSTPLETRFHVACFGLCGYECNFCDMKKEELDAVKAQIALYKEWREVLQTGNFYRGRTFTGKSSTGSCLSQDTGNIMEWTCVSQDQTKAVGFLMQKLAFPNTQSAYYRASGLAPELRYHFYNRKLKYDIREFGDLVNTVAPLHIRQDSMLHSLAAKFVRLEGETEDCNAYGDTLMYSGVKLKQGFSGNGYNEEVRHFPDFASRIYFMESF
- a CDS encoding ATP-binding protein, yielding MIRCLEICSFFLEWGYVFVFFRMIHAFLPLRRRFPLRLAAFFVCSILATMVIYSNDLPNLLGTLLGMIVYISIFHQGHRTKKITSVLVFYPSLIAVNYLMHDIGSRCFFLVTGASPESSGWTRELFCLSTAFYTLSLLLRLLFWLFAWQILKKYLQQITSDLTVNMWLMVDVLMLAPFIAIFIIIYFMPENPLIVYPICGASIFSGFGCLYLSSYICTSVRTAYHAQELEMKQAYYRERLDDEERVQSICHDMKNHLLVLERSDPPANTSQMVEKLQRELELYEDYVHTGNEILDIILKEKSRLAREKHLEFSVAADLNGMDFIEPLDISTIFGNSLDNAIEASEKLPKGQGAILMKAGRVQNFFFVLLENSCIKKDRAASTAKQDRFLHGFGISNMQKATEKYGGELITRYENGRFTLKILIPIP